In Granulicella tundricola MP5ACTX9, a single genomic region encodes these proteins:
- a CDS encoding diguanylate cyclase has protein sequence MALLAVLGALAPMRCSALDDRKQLTQYVQMTLTDRNGLPQNSVDAVAQTTDGYMWFGTQEGLGRFDGLTTTVFDASHNRDFRDAFVKTMASSRDGSLWIGTRSNLTHMQHGAFHTVLSAQSPINTIHEAQDGRIWVGTGRGLYSVDHDVVHFFTAQDGLPSASVQSIVETRDGSLWFGTEKGLFRRKGGKVEAFGAKDGAPGASIQGLAVGQDQSLWIGSTEGLSHWNGKLLQNWPEAMMPPHARISSLLVDHNDHLWIGFEHSGMATLRDGKLERYTVQQGLPNDDVAQLFEDHLGHLWVGLGEGGVLELRDGLFTSFGVQEGLSENMVWSVLQARDGSFWAGTDSKGLDHIFKDGSVQVYGLKEGLPGGTVFALHEGLDGSLWIGTEHGILSHLKDGKIENFRDPAGSEGRLQMIMDAPDGDMWLGYYENDGLVRYHLGTFTHYAIPGLLNTASFAADGSMWLGTDHGGISHVRDGKVLQTLTKQDGLLSDFSQAVYVDKEGVVWAGTSPGGLNRIKNGRITTYSVEQGLANLTVGAIVEDSLGNLWMTCNKGIFRVSKKELNDYAEGRVSSIHSIMYGTADGMRSAECNFGANPSVWRDVENRIWFATTAGLVMIDPAHSETVKSTPLPFVEHVLFNRRPAVFDVGEPIGLGTGDVEIKFTAPDFVAPEQVRFRYRLKGFDQDWVDVGDRREAYYTRIDPGKYQFEVQAGNQNGEWNGYTAVLPLTITPHFWQTTIFQLCCWLSALLLGALMYRIRIRFLVRRNQTLETRVSSRTKELQEALQAAASAHDALHEQATKDGLTRLWNRRAILEILTREVDRARRDSGSVCVLMVDVDHFKRVNDTLGHVAGDCVLEEVAARINGLIRPYDSAGRYGGEEFLVVLPGCTLADGLQRAEEFRYAIANEPTCVDAGSIDVTCSFGVAAESGTSAEHLIISADQALYAAKHAGRNRIQAMLGEATVEVGPLLTEITS, from the coding sequence ATGGCCCTGCTGGCGGTCCTGGGGGCGCTCGCCCCGATGCGTTGCTCTGCGCTGGACGACCGCAAGCAACTGACGCAGTACGTGCAGATGACGCTGACGGACCGCAATGGGCTGCCGCAGAACTCCGTGGACGCGGTGGCGCAGACAACTGACGGGTATATGTGGTTCGGGACGCAGGAGGGGCTGGGGCGCTTCGACGGGTTGACGACGACAGTGTTCGACGCAAGCCATAATCGGGACTTCCGGGATGCGTTCGTGAAGACGATGGCTTCAAGCCGCGACGGCAGTCTGTGGATCGGGACGCGGAGCAACCTGACGCATATGCAGCATGGTGCGTTCCATACGGTGCTTTCCGCGCAGTCTCCGATCAATACGATTCATGAGGCGCAGGACGGGCGGATCTGGGTGGGGACGGGACGGGGGCTTTACTCCGTGGATCACGATGTCGTGCATTTTTTCACGGCTCAGGACGGTCTTCCGAGCGCGAGCGTGCAGAGCATCGTGGAGACGAGAGACGGTAGCCTGTGGTTTGGGACGGAGAAGGGTCTTTTCCGTCGCAAGGGCGGCAAGGTCGAGGCGTTTGGAGCGAAGGACGGCGCACCGGGGGCTTCGATTCAAGGCCTTGCGGTGGGGCAGGACCAATCGTTGTGGATCGGGTCGACTGAGGGATTGTCGCACTGGAACGGCAAGCTGCTTCAGAACTGGCCGGAGGCGATGATGCCTCCTCATGCGCGGATCTCTTCACTGCTGGTGGATCACAACGATCATCTCTGGATCGGATTTGAGCATAGCGGAATGGCGACGCTGCGGGACGGCAAGCTGGAGCGGTACACCGTGCAGCAGGGCCTGCCGAACGACGATGTGGCGCAGTTGTTTGAGGATCACCTGGGCCATCTGTGGGTGGGCCTGGGAGAAGGCGGCGTCCTGGAGTTGAGGGATGGACTGTTCACGAGCTTCGGAGTGCAGGAGGGGCTGTCCGAGAACATGGTGTGGAGCGTACTGCAGGCGCGGGACGGAAGCTTCTGGGCGGGTACGGACAGCAAGGGTCTGGACCACATCTTCAAAGACGGCAGCGTTCAGGTTTATGGGCTGAAAGAAGGTCTGCCGGGGGGCACGGTCTTTGCGCTGCATGAGGGTCTGGACGGCAGTCTGTGGATCGGCACGGAGCATGGCATCCTGAGCCATTTGAAGGACGGCAAGATCGAGAACTTTCGCGATCCGGCGGGCAGCGAAGGACGGCTGCAGATGATCATGGATGCTCCGGACGGCGATATGTGGCTGGGGTACTACGAGAACGACGGCCTGGTGCGCTATCACCTGGGGACGTTTACGCATTATGCGATCCCGGGGCTGCTCAATACCGCTTCTTTCGCGGCCGATGGATCGATGTGGCTGGGGACGGATCATGGCGGGATCAGCCATGTTCGCGATGGAAAGGTGCTGCAGACGCTGACGAAGCAGGACGGTCTGTTGAGCGACTTTTCCCAGGCCGTGTACGTGGACAAAGAGGGCGTGGTGTGGGCGGGTACCTCTCCGGGCGGGTTGAACCGGATCAAGAATGGGCGGATCACGACATACTCCGTTGAGCAGGGACTGGCTAACCTGACGGTGGGCGCGATTGTGGAGGACAGCCTGGGGAACCTATGGATGACGTGCAACAAGGGCATCTTCCGGGTGAGCAAGAAGGAGTTGAACGACTACGCGGAGGGGCGTGTGAGTTCGATCCACAGCATCATGTATGGGACGGCGGACGGGATGCGGTCAGCCGAATGTAACTTTGGGGCGAATCCATCCGTGTGGCGGGACGTGGAGAACCGGATCTGGTTTGCGACGACGGCTGGCCTGGTGATGATCGACCCGGCGCACAGCGAGACGGTGAAGAGTACGCCGCTGCCGTTTGTGGAGCATGTGCTGTTCAACCGGCGGCCGGCGGTTTTCGATGTTGGCGAGCCGATCGGACTGGGCACGGGCGATGTGGAGATCAAGTTCACGGCGCCGGATTTCGTGGCTCCGGAGCAGGTGCGGTTTCGCTATCGGCTGAAGGGATTCGACCAGGACTGGGTGGATGTGGGCGACCGGCGCGAGGCGTACTACACGCGGATCGACCCGGGCAAGTATCAGTTTGAGGTGCAGGCGGGCAATCAGAACGGGGAGTGGAACGGCTACACGGCGGTGCTGCCGCTGACGATCACGCCGCACTTCTGGCAGACGACGATCTTCCAACTGTGTTGCTGGTTGAGCGCGCTGCTGCTGGGGGCGCTGATGTACCGCATCCGCATCCGGTTCCTGGTGAGACGGAATCAGACGCTGGAGACGCGGGTGAGTTCGCGGACGAAGGAGTTGCAGGAGGCGCTGCAGGCGGCTGCTTCGGCTCATGACGCGCTGCATGAGCAGGCGACGAAGGATGGGCTGACGCGGCTGTGGAATCGCAGAGCGATTCTGGAGATCCTGACGCGAGAGGTTGACCGGGCGAGGCGTGACAGCGGGTCTGTGTGCGTACTGATGGTGGACGTGGACCACTTCAAGCGAGTGAACGATACGCTGGGCCATGTGGCGGGCGATTGCGTGCTGGAGGAGGTTGCGGCCAGGATCAACGGGCTGATCCGTCCGTATGATTCTGCGGGGCGCTACGGGGGCGAGGAGTTCCTGGTGGTGCTGCCGGGCTGTACGCTGGCGGATGGGTTGCAGAGGGCGGAAGAGTTTCGTTATGCGATTGCGAACGAGCCGACATGTGTGGATGCGGGGTCGATCGACGTGACGTGCAGCTTTGGCGTGGCGGCTGAGTCCGGTACCTCTGCAGAACACCTGATCATCAGCGCGGACCAGGCGCTGTATGCGGCGAAGCATGCGGGCCGGAATCGCATCCAGGCGATGCTGGGCGAGGCGACGGTGGAGGTTGGACCTTTGCTGACGGAGATTACGAGCTAG
- a CDS encoding glycoside hydrolase family 28 protein yields MRFIFGVFGCGLGLLAGVAGGQDSRTVTEPVIPVACVSLDARITGQGGGIAAADEGKLDTERIQKAMDGCGAGKSVVLRGRDGANAFLSGPLQMRAGVALVVDKGVTLYESVDPKVLEVSPGSCGIVSATPGRGCRPLISVENVKGAGVMGDGVIDGRGGVKMAGVGKSAWDLAEEARPGGGQKVSRLIVANHADDFTLYRITLRNSPNFHVVYNAGDGFTVWGVKIDTPGKGARNTDGIDPGAGSKNITVTHSFISTGDDDIAIKGGTGGLTQMTVSHNHFYRGHGMSIGSETNGGVSKVRVFDLSIDGADNGIRIKSNAARGGLVHDVSYEDVCVRNSPNPILLDTAYSANGSMEGTLYPSFVDITLRRVSVAGGGKISFNGFAKDHRVGVNLDDVVVDGGKYSYSVNHADFKVGPGAMNLNLAGEDVTKNGTAGSGAGKRCEGMFVAFPR; encoded by the coding sequence ATGCGATTCATTTTCGGTGTGTTTGGGTGTGGTTTGGGGCTGTTGGCTGGGGTGGCTGGGGGGCAGGATTCGCGGACAGTGACGGAGCCGGTGATTCCGGTGGCTTGTGTTTCGCTGGATGCGCGGATTACCGGGCAGGGTGGTGGGATTGCCGCGGCGGATGAAGGGAAGCTGGATACGGAACGGATTCAGAAGGCGATGGATGGGTGTGGGGCGGGGAAGTCGGTTGTGTTGCGGGGACGCGACGGGGCGAATGCGTTTTTGAGTGGGCCTCTGCAGATGCGGGCGGGGGTTGCGCTGGTGGTGGATAAGGGTGTGACGTTGTATGAGTCGGTTGATCCCAAGGTGCTGGAGGTATCGCCGGGAAGCTGTGGGATAGTGAGTGCGACGCCGGGGCGGGGGTGTCGGCCGCTAATCTCGGTGGAGAACGTGAAGGGCGCGGGGGTGATGGGGGATGGGGTGATCGACGGGCGTGGCGGGGTGAAGATGGCTGGGGTGGGGAAGAGTGCGTGGGATCTGGCGGAGGAGGCTCGGCCGGGTGGGGGGCAGAAGGTGAGCCGGCTGATCGTGGCGAATCATGCGGATGACTTCACGCTTTATCGGATTACGTTGAGGAACTCGCCTAACTTTCATGTGGTCTATAACGCGGGGGATGGGTTCACGGTTTGGGGGGTGAAGATCGATACGCCGGGGAAGGGTGCGCGGAATACGGATGGGATCGATCCGGGGGCGGGGTCTAAGAACATTACGGTGACGCATAGCTTTATCAGTACGGGGGATGACGACATTGCGATCAAGGGTGGGACGGGCGGGCTGACGCAGATGACGGTGAGCCACAATCATTTTTATCGCGGGCATGGGATGTCGATTGGGAGCGAGACGAATGGAGGCGTGAGTAAGGTGAGGGTGTTCGATCTATCGATTGACGGGGCGGATAACGGGATCAGAATCAAGAGCAATGCGGCCAGGGGTGGGCTGGTGCATGACGTGAGCTATGAGGATGTGTGTGTCAGGAACTCGCCGAATCCGATTCTGCTGGATACGGCTTATAGCGCGAATGGGAGCATGGAGGGGACGCTTTATCCAAGCTTCGTGGATATTACGCTGCGGCGGGTGAGTGTTGCGGGTGGGGGGAAGATCTCGTTCAATGGGTTTGCCAAGGATCATCGGGTGGGGGTGAATCTGGATGATGTTGTGGTGGATGGGGGGAAGTATTCGTACTCGGTGAATCACGCGGACTTTAAGGTGGGGCCGGGGGCTATGAACCTTAACCTGGCGGGGGAGGATGTGACGAAGAACGGGACGGCGGGGAGTGGGGCGGGGAAGAGGTGTGAGGGGATGTTTGTGGCTTTTCCTCGTTAG
- a CDS encoding ATP-binding protein — protein sequence MRPAPYPFAAIVGQQQMKLALLLAAVDWRLGVLLRGDKGSGKTTTARALAALLLSPAPFINLPIGATEDRLLGGLHLERALQGDPILKPGLLSQAHGGVLYVDEINLLPAHLGDALLDAAASGIHTIEREGLSASHPAEFVLLGSMNPEEGTLRPQLLDRFALSVDISAPTDPLTRQQVVEQRLTYERNPQAFAQNWSAEQSHLQSQITTARRTLPTILCPPEILALITQTIAAQNIRSLRADLATVRAAIALAALTASPEVTPEHVETVLPLVLAHRTRTPNRTPPPQQPPTPPPPPQSEKDSPTQEAIDRIFTPHQVEAPTLRLTQPAQPPQTTGPVTSTRATPTPTELDLRTTLTHALRETGTPTPRLSDLHEKIRTPRPGTRFLLVIDSSGSHAAQERMRLVKGAVTALLTRSFQRNDEAAIILFRGTAAQILLEPTQTLADAIAALEYLPTGGRTPLAHALTLAQTLITPTTLLILLTDGRANVPINNGDPWQEALAAAHHITCPTLIIDTEPPQNATGQTRTLAESINARYITLEDLPTLETLTLSHSQRS from the coding sequence ATGAGACCCGCCCCATACCCTTTCGCCGCCATTGTTGGCCAGCAGCAGATGAAGCTGGCTCTCCTGTTAGCCGCTGTGGACTGGCGGCTCGGAGTCCTCCTCCGCGGCGACAAAGGCTCCGGCAAAACCACCACCGCCCGAGCCCTCGCAGCTCTCTTACTCTCACCAGCGCCCTTCATCAACCTCCCCATCGGCGCAACCGAAGATCGCCTCCTTGGCGGCCTCCACCTAGAGCGCGCCCTGCAAGGCGACCCCATCCTCAAACCCGGCCTCCTCTCCCAGGCCCACGGCGGCGTCCTCTACGTCGACGAAATAAACCTCCTCCCCGCCCACCTCGGCGACGCACTCCTCGACGCAGCAGCCAGCGGCATCCACACCATAGAACGCGAAGGCCTCAGCGCCTCCCACCCCGCAGAGTTCGTCCTCCTCGGCAGCATGAACCCGGAAGAAGGCACCCTCCGCCCCCAACTCCTCGACCGCTTCGCCCTCTCGGTCGACATCTCCGCCCCCACAGACCCGCTCACGCGCCAGCAGGTCGTAGAGCAACGCCTCACCTACGAACGCAACCCCCAAGCCTTCGCCCAAAACTGGTCCGCAGAACAATCCCATCTCCAGTCACAAATCACCACCGCCCGGCGCACCCTCCCCACCATCCTCTGCCCCCCAGAGATCCTGGCCCTCATCACCCAAACCATAGCCGCCCAGAACATCCGCTCCCTCCGCGCCGACCTGGCCACCGTCCGAGCCGCCATAGCCCTAGCCGCCCTCACAGCCTCCCCAGAAGTCACCCCCGAGCACGTAGAAACCGTCCTCCCATTAGTCCTCGCCCACCGCACCCGCACCCCAAACCGCACTCCCCCACCCCAGCAGCCTCCCACCCCACCCCCACCCCCTCAATCAGAGAAAGACTCCCCAACGCAAGAAGCAATCGACCGCATCTTCACCCCCCACCAGGTCGAAGCCCCAACCCTACGCCTCACCCAACCCGCACAGCCCCCACAAACCACCGGCCCAGTCACCAGCACCCGAGCCACCCCAACCCCCACCGAACTCGATCTCCGCACCACCCTGACCCACGCCCTCCGCGAAACCGGCACCCCAACCCCCCGCCTCTCCGACCTCCACGAAAAAATCCGCACCCCCCGCCCCGGCACCCGTTTCCTCCTCGTCATCGACTCCTCCGGCTCCCACGCCGCCCAGGAACGCATGCGCCTCGTCAAAGGCGCAGTCACCGCCCTCCTCACCCGCTCCTTCCAGCGCAACGACGAAGCCGCCATCATCCTCTTCCGCGGCACCGCCGCCCAGATCCTCCTCGAGCCCACCCAGACCCTCGCAGACGCCATCGCCGCCCTCGAATACCTCCCCACCGGAGGCCGCACCCCCCTGGCTCACGCCCTCACCCTGGCCCAAACCCTCATCACCCCCACCACCCTCCTCATCCTCCTCACAGACGGCCGCGCCAACGTCCCCATAAACAACGGAGACCCCTGGCAAGAAGCCCTCGCAGCCGCGCACCACATCACCTGCCCCACCCTCATCATCGACACCGAGCCCCCCCAAAACGCCACCGGCCAAACCCGCACCCTCGCCGAATCCATCAACGCCCGCTACATCACCCTAGAAGACCTCCCCACCCTCGAAACCCTCACCCTAAGCCACAGCCAGCGAAGCTAA
- a CDS encoding cobaltochelatase subunit CobN, with the protein MSTHRQRVIRADGRAFNIVQHRAHLSYCSLGCCCGITERGYAAVPVDVYKEEWLKRKIRNDVHLTQGGCLGPCALANVVSLVFDQKSIWFHSVNGPWLVRQIYDYIDAMLAADRFIQPPSELSEYVFNYYDWDVRLPSPSENPDNLVQLQTPQSTGAIMLLSHADTDLLTLIKASESLPEDLRASAFSLNALKTEDQLQVLITGELSKARVIIVRCHGPLSCIPGFDRLKQACIDRNQSLVLISGCGENTSEFAETVNVPADVTHSAAEYLALGGANNLAEMFRFLSDRLMLTGHGYAAPSPMPEHGIYLPDTDAATYEDWQRQADPTRPTVAVLFYRAHRMSGNTAFIDVLASALDSKGVNALCIFTSSLKAKQDGRPAAFKLIEGRADVLISTLSFALGEVNTGNITLPGESSDSLQHLGIPVLQAIASGMPRGAWEGSRRGLTALDTAVNVAIPEFDGRIITVPISFKERNTASTEGLYVAHEERAARVAGLAARIAALRRTPNKDRRIAFVLTNSAAKASQVGGAVGLDTPASLLTTLRAMRARRYTISSLPDTSDELMQSLLQRGSYDENHPLDPAQAQRFSRAAYGKIFEAFPARPNRRMQDFWGAPQPNGPSILPPKKTDAKLLPTIGGKIVRITQEEPWGDDRDYLFAAMDLGNALIALQPPRGYGIDPDSIYHTPDLPPTHHYTAFYRWLGTPQSEGGWGADAIVHMGKHGTLEWLPGKGIGLSGECYPDLLLGDLPLVYPFIVNDPGEGSQSKRRAHAVIVDHLTPPMTTAETYGALAELNQLVNEYYAVEKLDPAKIPFLQQQIWKLVEETNLKADLDLKTMLTSERGDHSHEWDDTLTPEGIPAQLATMNGNEVAHLIEDLDGYLCELGMAQIRDGLHILGQMPPLPEMLRSLTRLANINTPSLQAALATTFGFDLPTLLDKPGQPLKVTLELLGQPCHTHADALEILDRAALDLYTMLETLGFRPDSIPAVQHAILRAESPDITAALTFACTELVPNLEQSGDEIEHLLDALEGKYIPAGPAGAPTRGMAHILPTGRNFYAVDPRALPSQAAWRVGLQLAHEAIERFRREEGVYPEMMGLSVWGTSQMRTHGDDLAEAFALLGVQPVWNPQSRRMDGITIIPLAELGRPRVDVTLRISGFFRDAFPHLIDIFDQAISQVVELDEPLDQNFPRKHYLADLETHKALPTHEAEAQARYRIFGSKPGSYGAGILPLIETGNWTGDHDFARAFLTWGGYAYGKGADGVDAQPIFAERLKSIQVALHNQDNREHDIFDSDDYFQFHGGMVASIRALTGLQPKAYFGDTSRPESAQVRDLKEEALRVYRSRVVNPKWIDSIKRHGYKGGLELAATVDYIFGFDATAHVAPDFVYEGLAEHYALAPEMREFLAASNPWALTSIAERLLEAARRDLWENPAPETLAALRQVLLDTETVLEARGETHAETRPEPVA; encoded by the coding sequence ATGTCCACCCACCGCCAACGCGTCATCCGTGCCGATGGCCGCGCCTTCAACATCGTTCAACACCGAGCCCACCTCTCCTACTGCTCCCTTGGCTGCTGCTGCGGCATCACCGAGCGTGGCTACGCAGCCGTCCCCGTAGACGTCTACAAAGAGGAGTGGCTCAAGCGCAAGATCCGCAACGACGTCCACCTCACCCAGGGCGGCTGCCTCGGCCCCTGCGCCCTCGCCAACGTCGTCAGCCTCGTCTTCGACCAGAAAAGCATCTGGTTCCACTCCGTCAACGGCCCCTGGCTCGTCCGCCAGATCTACGACTACATCGACGCCATGCTCGCCGCCGACCGCTTCATCCAGCCCCCCTCAGAGCTCAGCGAGTACGTCTTCAACTACTACGATTGGGACGTCCGCCTCCCATCCCCCTCAGAAAATCCAGACAACCTCGTCCAGCTTCAAACCCCCCAATCCACCGGCGCAATCATGCTCCTCTCCCACGCCGACACCGACCTCCTCACCCTCATCAAAGCCTCCGAATCCCTCCCCGAAGACCTCCGCGCCAGCGCCTTCTCCCTCAACGCCCTCAAGACCGAAGACCAGCTCCAAGTCCTGATAACCGGCGAGCTCAGCAAAGCCCGAGTCATCATCGTCCGCTGCCACGGCCCCCTCAGCTGCATCCCCGGCTTCGACCGCCTCAAGCAGGCCTGCATCGACCGCAACCAGTCCCTCGTCCTCATCAGCGGCTGCGGAGAAAACACCTCGGAGTTCGCCGAAACCGTCAACGTCCCAGCAGATGTCACCCACTCCGCAGCCGAATACCTCGCCCTCGGCGGAGCCAACAACCTCGCTGAAATGTTCCGCTTCCTCTCCGACCGCCTCATGCTCACCGGCCACGGCTACGCCGCCCCCAGCCCCATGCCCGAGCACGGCATCTATTTACCTGACACCGACGCAGCAACGTATGAAGACTGGCAGCGCCAGGCCGACCCCACCCGCCCCACCGTGGCCGTCCTCTTCTACCGTGCCCACCGCATGAGCGGCAACACCGCCTTCATCGACGTCCTCGCCTCCGCCCTCGATTCCAAAGGCGTCAACGCCCTCTGCATCTTCACCTCCAGTCTCAAGGCCAAGCAGGACGGCCGCCCCGCAGCCTTCAAACTGATCGAAGGCCGCGCCGACGTCCTCATCTCCACCCTCTCCTTCGCCCTCGGCGAGGTCAACACCGGCAACATCACCCTCCCCGGCGAGTCCTCCGACTCCCTCCAGCACCTCGGCATCCCCGTCCTCCAGGCCATCGCCAGCGGCATGCCCCGAGGCGCATGGGAGGGCTCCCGCCGCGGCCTCACCGCACTCGACACCGCAGTCAACGTAGCCATCCCGGAGTTCGACGGCCGCATCATCACCGTCCCCATCTCCTTCAAGGAGCGCAACACCGCCAGTACGGAAGGTCTCTACGTAGCCCACGAAGAACGCGCCGCACGCGTAGCCGGCCTCGCAGCCCGCATCGCAGCACTCCGCCGCACCCCCAACAAAGATCGCCGCATCGCCTTCGTCCTCACCAACTCCGCCGCCAAAGCCTCGCAGGTAGGCGGTGCCGTAGGCCTCGACACTCCAGCCTCCCTCCTCACCACCCTCCGCGCCATGCGAGCCCGCCGCTACACCATCTCGTCGCTGCCTGACACCTCAGACGAGCTCATGCAGTCCCTCCTCCAGCGCGGCTCCTACGACGAAAACCACCCGCTGGACCCCGCCCAGGCCCAACGCTTCTCCCGCGCAGCCTACGGCAAAATCTTCGAAGCCTTTCCCGCCCGCCCCAACCGCCGCATGCAGGACTTCTGGGGAGCACCCCAGCCCAACGGCCCCAGCATCCTCCCACCCAAGAAGACTGACGCCAAACTCCTCCCCACCATCGGCGGCAAGATCGTCCGCATCACCCAGGAAGAGCCCTGGGGCGACGACCGCGACTACCTCTTCGCCGCCATGGATCTCGGCAACGCCCTCATCGCCCTGCAGCCCCCGCGCGGCTACGGCATCGACCCCGACTCCATCTACCACACCCCCGATCTCCCCCCCACGCACCACTACACCGCCTTCTACCGCTGGCTAGGCACCCCCCAGTCGGAAGGCGGCTGGGGCGCAGACGCCATCGTCCACATGGGCAAGCATGGCACCCTCGAGTGGCTCCCCGGCAAAGGCATCGGCCTCTCCGGCGAGTGCTACCCCGATCTCCTCCTCGGCGATCTCCCCCTTGTCTATCCCTTCATCGTCAACGACCCCGGCGAAGGCAGCCAGTCCAAGCGCCGCGCCCACGCCGTCATCGTCGATCACCTCACCCCGCCCATGACCACCGCCGAGACCTACGGCGCCCTCGCAGAGCTCAACCAGCTCGTCAACGAGTACTACGCCGTAGAAAAACTCGACCCCGCCAAGATCCCCTTCCTCCAGCAGCAGATCTGGAAGCTCGTCGAAGAAACCAACCTCAAGGCCGACCTCGACCTCAAGACCATGCTCACCAGCGAGCGCGGCGACCACTCCCACGAGTGGGACGACACCCTCACCCCCGAAGGCATCCCCGCCCAGCTCGCCACAATGAACGGCAACGAGGTCGCCCACCTCATCGAAGACCTCGACGGCTACCTCTGTGAGCTCGGCATGGCCCAGATCCGCGACGGCCTCCACATCCTCGGCCAGATGCCGCCCCTCCCGGAGATGCTCCGCTCCCTCACCCGCCTCGCCAACATCAACACCCCCAGCCTCCAGGCCGCATTAGCCACCACCTTCGGCTTCGATCTCCCCACGCTCCTCGATAAACCCGGCCAGCCCCTTAAAGTAACACTTGAACTATTAGGCCAGCCCTGCCACACCCACGCAGACGCCCTCGAGATCCTTGACCGCGCAGCCCTCGACCTCTACACCATGCTTGAAACCCTCGGCTTCCGGCCTGACTCCATCCCTGCTGTGCAGCACGCCATCCTCCGCGCGGAGTCGCCCGACATCACCGCCGCTCTCACCTTCGCCTGCACAGAGCTCGTCCCAAATCTGGAACAATCCGGCGACGAGATCGAACATCTCCTCGACGCCCTCGAAGGCAAATACATCCCCGCCGGTCCCGCCGGCGCACCCACCCGCGGCATGGCCCACATCCTCCCCACCGGCCGCAACTTCTACGCCGTAGACCCCCGCGCCCTGCCCTCGCAGGCCGCTTGGCGAGTAGGCCTCCAGCTCGCCCATGAAGCCATTGAGCGCTTCCGCCGCGAAGAAGGCGTCTACCCTGAAATGATGGGCCTCAGCGTCTGGGGAACCTCCCAGATGCGCACCCACGGCGACGACCTCGCGGAAGCCTTCGCCCTCCTCGGCGTCCAGCCCGTCTGGAACCCGCAGTCCCGCCGCATGGACGGCATCACCATCATCCCCCTCGCAGAACTCGGCCGCCCCCGCGTAGACGTCACCCTCCGCATCAGCGGCTTCTTCCGCGACGCCTTCCCCCACCTCATCGACATCTTCGATCAGGCCATCTCGCAGGTCGTAGAGCTGGACGAACCCCTGGACCAGAACTTCCCCCGCAAGCACTACCTCGCGGACCTTGAAACCCACAAAGCCCTCCCCACCCACGAAGCCGAAGCCCAGGCCCGCTACCGCATCTTCGGCTCCAAACCCGGCTCCTACGGCGCAGGCATCCTCCCCCTCATCGAGACCGGCAACTGGACCGGCGACCACGACTTTGCCCGCGCCTTCCTCACCTGGGGCGGCTACGCCTACGGCAAAGGCGCAGACGGCGTAGACGCCCAGCCCATCTTCGCCGAGCGCCTCAAGTCCATCCAGGTCGCCCTCCACAACCAGGACAACCGGGAGCACGACATCTTCGACTCCGACGACTACTTCCAGTTCCACGGCGGCATGGTCGCCTCCATCCGCGCCCTCACCGGCCTCCAGCCCAAAGCCTACTTCGGCGACACCTCCCGCCCCGAATCCGCACAGGTCCGCGACCTCAAAGAGGAAGCCCTCCGCGTCTACCGCTCCCGCGTCGTCAACCCCAAATGGATCGACTCCATCAAGCGCCACGGCTACAAGGGCGGCCTCGAACTCGCCGCCACCGTCGACTACATCTTCGGCTTCGACGCCACCGCCCACGTAGCCCCGGACTTCGTCTACGAAGGCCTCGCCGAGCACTACGCCCTAGCCCCTGAGATGCGCGAGTTCCTGGCCGCCTCCAACCCCTGGGCCCTCACCTCCATCGCAGAGCGTCTCCTCGAAGCCGCCCGCCGCGACCTCTGGGAGAACCCCGCCCCAGAAACCCTCGCAGCCCTCCGCCAGGTTCTCCTCGACACCGAAACCGTCCTGGAAGCTCGCGGCGAAACCCACGCCGAAACCAGACCAGAGCCCGTAGCATGA
- a CDS encoding CbtA family protein produces MIRSLLVRGMLTGILAGLIVFAFARLVGEPEVDRAIAFETAQDQSKGEAAETPIVTRPTQKGLGLLTGTIVYSIALGGIFGLVFAYAQGRYAITEPRPLAALIALLGWLSIVLIPTLKYPANPPAVGDPATIGIRTAAYFLLIALSLATLTLPFQLNRRLTPHLGTWNAAISASAIYVLLVAILYKLLPVIDEVPKDFPATLLWRFRIASWGMQAVLFATIGLIFGFLTERDQNTHRQEA; encoded by the coding sequence ATGATCCGATCCCTGCTCGTTCGCGGGATGCTCACCGGCATCCTCGCCGGACTCATCGTCTTCGCCTTCGCCCGTCTCGTCGGCGAACCGGAAGTCGACCGCGCCATAGCCTTCGAAACCGCACAAGACCAATCCAAAGGCGAAGCCGCCGAAACCCCCATAGTCACCCGCCCCACTCAAAAGGGTCTAGGCCTCCTCACCGGCACCATCGTCTATTCCATCGCGCTAGGCGGCATCTTCGGCCTCGTCTTCGCCTACGCCCAGGGCCGTTACGCCATCACCGAACCACGCCCCCTCGCCGCCCTCATCGCACTCCTCGGCTGGCTCTCCATCGTCCTCATCCCCACCTTAAAATACCCAGCCAATCCCCCCGCAGTAGGCGATCCCGCCACCATCGGCATCCGCACCGCAGCCTACTTCCTCCTCATCGCCCTCTCCCTCGCGACCCTCACCCTGCCCTTCCAGCTCAACCGCCGCCTCACCCCGCACCTCGGCACCTGGAACGCGGCCATATCAGCCTCAGCGATCTACGTCCTCCTGGTAGCCATCCTCTACAAGCTCCTCCCCGTCATCGACGAAGTCCCCAAAGACTTCCCCGCCACCCTCCTCTGGCGTTTCCGCATCGCCTCCTGGGGCATGCAGGCCGTCCTCTTCGCTACCATAGGCCTGATCTTCGGCTTCCTCACAGAACGCGATCAGAATACACACCGGCAGGAGGCCTAG